From Paenibacillus sp. V4I7, one genomic window encodes:
- a CDS encoding LacI family DNA-binding transcriptional regulator, which produces MPTRKQVTLKTIAKELGLTVQTVSKALKGKPGMSEATRQLIVHTAEKRGYYTMDQIRSLRLDRIAPYPNERKRFLLVQTAESVAYNRLLLQGLQDRFFSFGHRIELLMLPQKIKKEHMDNWIEESGMAYADGIFIAPSIVPKAWEPALFGLQLPRILLSFPPPGVKIDSVIWDIYEATFQAVTYLRSLGHERIMYVGDIHLQRGFILRWQAFCHAMNMLGVEIDPSKHSIGERTNQAQWREELLQRMEHFTPSAIICGIDHEVAVVYELCNELQWRVPEDVSLVGFLNEQSDSLPLLTRPLLSIRETGYRAADRMLWRIANPTLPFEHIRIQGDFFVGSTTSVPANGRVFSEIK; this is translated from the coding sequence ATGCCTACCCGCAAGCAAGTTACGTTAAAAACGATTGCCAAGGAGCTTGGGTTGACTGTACAGACCGTGTCTAAAGCGCTAAAAGGTAAACCTGGGATGTCGGAAGCTACCAGACAGCTTATCGTCCACACGGCCGAGAAGCGGGGTTATTATACAATGGATCAGATTCGCAGCCTGAGGCTCGATCGCATCGCTCCTTATCCGAATGAACGAAAGCGCTTCCTTTTGGTGCAAACAGCTGAATCCGTGGCCTACAATCGGCTATTGCTTCAAGGACTCCAAGATCGATTCTTTTCCTTCGGCCATCGAATCGAGCTGCTCATGCTGCCGCAAAAGATCAAGAAGGAACATATGGACAATTGGATCGAAGAAAGCGGAATGGCCTATGCGGACGGCATTTTCATCGCTCCAAGCATTGTGCCTAAAGCGTGGGAGCCTGCTCTGTTTGGGCTGCAGCTGCCACGAATATTGCTCAGCTTTCCTCCTCCAGGAGTGAAGATTGACAGTGTGATTTGGGATATTTACGAAGCTACTTTTCAAGCGGTAACCTATCTGCGAAGCCTTGGGCATGAGCGAATTATGTACGTGGGAGATATCCATTTGCAGCGTGGATTTATTTTGCGCTGGCAAGCCTTCTGTCACGCGATGAATATGCTCGGTGTCGAGATCGACCCTTCTAAGCATTCCATCGGTGAACGGACCAACCAAGCGCAGTGGCGTGAAGAGCTGCTGCAACGAATGGAACATTTTACACCAAGCGCCATCATCTGCGGAATTGATCATGAAGTTGCGGTTGTATATGAGTTGTGTAACGAGCTGCAGTGGCGAGTGCCTGAGGATGTTTCCTTGGTTGGATTTCTGAATGAACAATCCGATTCATTGCCATTGTTAACCCGACCGCTGCTTTCGATCCGAGAGACCGGTTATCGCGCTGCAGACCGGATGCTGTGGCGTATTGCCAATCCGACGCTGCCATTTGAACACATTCGTATTCAAGGTGATTTTTTTGTTGGGAGTACAACGTCAGTGCCTGCAAACGGCCGTGTTTTTTCTGAAATCAAGTAA
- a CDS encoding zinc-binding alcohol dehydrogenase family protein codes for MKAVGAYRYLPISDPESLVDLSIEKPVPTGRNLLVEVKAISVNPADLGVREKNNYEEESPKILGWDVAGIVEQVGPECQLFKPGDEIYYAGSVARPGGNSEFHLVDEQIVGNKPKSLDFAQAAALPLTSITAWEGLFDRLGIQHSDKENKNKSILIIGAAGGVGSIATQLAKLAGLTVIGTASRPESIQWTINQGADFTINHNNHFASQLKNIGFETVDYIFCLNDTVQHFSNMAEVIAPQGKICSIVPADKASWTGSLDMDLLFSKSVTFVWELMFTRSMFHTKDIIKQHELLNELADLIDKGKLTTTLTERLEPINAKNLRAVHEKMEAGRSIGKIVLENF; via the coding sequence ATGAAAGCAGTCGGCGCTTACCGATATCTCCCTATATCCGATCCGGAGAGCCTTGTTGATCTGTCTATTGAAAAACCGGTTCCTACAGGACGCAATCTACTGGTTGAAGTAAAAGCCATCTCTGTCAACCCTGCCGACTTGGGTGTGCGAGAGAAAAACAACTATGAAGAAGAATCACCCAAAATTCTAGGTTGGGATGTAGCTGGTATCGTGGAACAGGTTGGACCTGAATGTCAGTTGTTTAAACCTGGAGATGAGATCTATTATGCGGGGAGTGTGGCTCGCCCAGGGGGTAATAGTGAATTTCACTTGGTAGATGAACAAATTGTGGGAAACAAACCGAAGAGTTTAGATTTTGCACAAGCAGCCGCTTTACCGCTTACCTCAATTACTGCTTGGGAGGGTTTATTTGACCGTTTAGGAATCCAACATAGCGATAAAGAAAACAAAAATAAAAGCATACTCATTATCGGTGCAGCAGGAGGTGTAGGGTCAATAGCTACTCAACTTGCCAAATTAGCAGGTCTAACTGTAATAGGTACTGCTTCACGCCCAGAGTCAATCCAGTGGACCATAAATCAAGGGGCAGATTTTACAATCAACCACAATAACCATTTTGCATCACAACTCAAGAATATTGGATTTGAGACTGTCGATTATATATTTTGCTTAAATGACACGGTGCAACATTTTTCGAATATGGCAGAGGTCATAGCACCCCAAGGTAAGATTTGTTCAATCGTTCCTGCAGATAAAGCTTCTTGGACGGGAAGCTTAGATATGGATCTGCTTTTTTCTAAAAGTGTCACGTTTGTATGGGAGCTCATGTTTACCCGATCCATGTTCCATACCAAAGATATCATCAAACAACACGAGCTGCTGAATGAACTGGCTGACTTAATCGATAAGGGTAAGTTAACAACCACTTTAACTGAACGCCTAGAACCAATTAATGCAAAAAACCTACGTGCTGTACATGAAAAAATGGAAGCAGGTAGATCGATAGGAAAGATTGTGTTGGAAAACTTCTAA
- a CDS encoding TetR/AcrR family transcriptional regulator — protein MRKGQLTKEHIIRESAGLFNTKGYTGASLSEIIDRCGIRKGGIYNHFENKDEIALAVFDYSFSQILGFLTKALENASNSKERLLAICKVYIDIIETNSLEGGCPILNTAIESDDGHPHLKERAQHAMKIFIEKLTLIIDNGIEHQEFRKDIDTEEVCSYIIAVVEGGVMLSKLFDDSKYIRHCASNVRQYIDDRMLIK, from the coding sequence ATGCGTAAGGGTCAACTAACGAAAGAACATATCATTCGTGAATCTGCTGGTCTTTTTAATACAAAGGGATATACAGGTGCTTCCCTATCTGAAATAATAGATCGTTGCGGTATACGCAAAGGCGGGATTTATAATCATTTTGAAAATAAAGATGAAATTGCTCTTGCTGTCTTTGATTATTCATTCTCGCAAATTCTAGGGTTTCTCACCAAGGCACTAGAGAATGCATCCAACTCCAAAGAGAGACTGTTGGCCATATGCAAGGTGTATATCGATATCATTGAAACTAATTCCTTGGAAGGAGGATGTCCCATATTAAATACAGCGATTGAAAGCGACGATGGACACCCTCATCTCAAAGAACGGGCTCAACATGCGATGAAAATTTTTATTGAGAAGCTAACCTTGATCATTGACAATGGCATTGAGCATCAAGAATTTAGAAAAGATATAGATACTGAAGAGGTTTGCAGCTATATTATTGCTGTGGTAGAAGGCGGCGTTATGCTGAGTAAATTATTTGATGATAGCAAGTACATTCGACATTGCGCGAGTAATGTTAGGCAATATATCGATGATCGAATGCTGATCAAGTAA
- a CDS encoding SGNH/GDSL hydrolase family protein: MQSKWVGKTWGTLGDSITEAGGYQPLIQSALGFSSVINYGKSGCPMTAGGDRDYGATTHVGKTIDASLDCVTIFAGVNDFRLDKPIGDIGTTDIYTFYGAYTTLIEDILVKNPRCRLSLWTPLLRDKDGYDIFYINAAGHGLSDYVESIKHIGRLYALPVLNLYEQSGINKLTLPLFTSDGLHPNEIGHRRIADMAIPFLLSL; this comes from the coding sequence GTGCAAAGTAAGTGGGTAGGAAAAACTTGGGGAACACTCGGTGACAGCATTACGGAGGCAGGGGGATATCAGCCTCTCATTCAGTCTGCTCTAGGCTTTTCGAGCGTCATCAATTATGGGAAAAGCGGCTGTCCGATGACTGCCGGAGGCGACCGCGATTACGGAGCCACGACGCATGTCGGCAAAACGATAGATGCTTCCTTGGATTGCGTCACCATCTTCGCAGGAGTGAATGATTTTCGTTTGGATAAACCAATTGGCGACATCGGTACGACCGATATTTATACATTTTACGGAGCCTATACGACCCTTATCGAAGATATTTTGGTGAAAAATCCACGCTGCCGCCTAAGCTTGTGGACGCCGCTGCTGCGGGATAAAGATGGTTATGACATCTTCTATATCAACGCAGCCGGGCACGGTTTATCCGATTATGTCGAATCCATTAAGCATATTGGTCGTCTGTATGCGCTCCCTGTCCTTAATCTGTATGAACAAAGCGGGATTAATAAGCTGACGCTGCCCCTCTTTACTTCAGATGGCTTGCATCCGAATGAGATAGGGCATCGACGCATTGCGGATATGGCGATACCTTTTTTATTAAGCTTGTGA
- a CDS encoding response regulator, producing the protein MYKLVIVDDEPTVRFGLSTYFDWNAYGIEVVGDADDGDVALEVIERVKPDLVLTDVRMPNMDGIQMSNRLSERFPHIKIVFVSGHDDAEYLKSALQVKAVDYMFKPVNLGELSVVVERLVRTLQTEKQERKLIEDMQVKLIQSMPLLREKFLMSLIKEGITFPARIQDRIEFLGLELPLEATYWVIAIRIDNASEVAQNRSERDQQLLSYSVLNIVQELIEKEIGGYVFENQIGEFVGILRLVEQEDQESLLFTLAEEVRESLYNYLKISVTIGVGERISRLAGLPQSYSQAREAADQRWYLGKNQVISIDNLEQGKDSMYRFDPAQNERLIFSLKAAEAGKVQEELHIIYSALSRNRAEGMQYGRNLSLQLLLLASRILLELNVQKQGLEEKENELLAEVFHQETLGDLRKLVESHLIEVCERIGEKRSGKAKNVIERIRSLIDKRFAENLQVGDIAKEVFLSTTYLCLLFKQETGETINEYMTKVRVDKAKELLKDPSNKFYEVCYAVGYSDPSYFSKIFKKYTGHTPSSFRDHFM; encoded by the coding sequence ATGTATAAATTAGTCATTGTGGATGACGAGCCGACAGTTCGTTTTGGACTAAGTACCTATTTTGACTGGAATGCTTATGGGATTGAAGTGGTGGGTGATGCGGATGACGGCGACGTTGCGTTAGAGGTTATTGAGCGAGTGAAGCCGGATTTAGTGTTAACGGATGTGCGTATGCCCAATATGGATGGCATTCAGATGTCGAATAGACTTAGTGAGCGATTTCCTCATATCAAAATTGTTTTTGTGAGCGGCCATGATGATGCCGAATATTTGAAATCCGCGCTTCAAGTCAAAGCGGTCGATTATATGTTTAAGCCCGTCAATTTGGGGGAGCTGAGTGTGGTGGTTGAACGCTTGGTTCGTACCTTGCAGACAGAAAAGCAGGAACGAAAACTGATTGAGGACATGCAGGTCAAGCTCATTCAGAGCATGCCCTTGCTGCGGGAGAAATTCCTCATGTCATTAATTAAGGAAGGGATCACTTTTCCTGCACGTATACAGGATCGCATAGAATTCCTCGGGCTCGAGCTTCCGCTTGAAGCGACATACTGGGTGATTGCGATTCGCATAGATAATGCGTCTGAGGTTGCACAGAACCGTTCCGAGAGGGATCAGCAGTTATTATCCTACTCTGTCCTTAATATCGTGCAAGAGCTTATTGAGAAAGAGATTGGTGGATACGTCTTTGAAAATCAAATAGGCGAGTTCGTAGGCATTCTTCGGTTGGTGGAGCAGGAAGATCAGGAAAGTCTTTTGTTTACATTAGCCGAGGAAGTCCGCGAAAGTCTCTACAACTATTTGAAAATTAGTGTGACCATCGGAGTGGGCGAACGAATATCGAGGCTAGCGGGCTTACCGCAGTCGTATTCACAAGCAAGAGAAGCTGCTGATCAAAGATGGTATCTCGGTAAGAATCAGGTTATCTCCATAGATAATTTGGAACAGGGTAAGGACAGTATGTACCGCTTTGATCCAGCGCAGAATGAGAGATTGATCTTTTCTCTGAAAGCTGCGGAAGCTGGCAAGGTGCAGGAGGAGCTTCACATTATTTATAGCGCTCTTTCCCGCAATCGTGCAGAAGGTATGCAGTATGGGCGCAACTTAAGCTTGCAGCTGCTGCTGCTTGCAAGCCGAATCTTGCTGGAGCTAAATGTTCAGAAGCAGGGGCTGGAAGAAAAAGAGAATGAGCTTCTGGCTGAGGTTTTTCACCAAGAAACGTTAGGCGATTTAAGGAAGCTTGTGGAATCCCATCTTATCGAGGTATGTGAGCGAATCGGTGAAAAGCGCAGCGGAAAAGCCAAAAATGTCATTGAACGTATTCGCTCCCTAATCGATAAACGATTCGCGGAAAACCTGCAGGTGGGGGACATTGCGAAGGAAGTGTTCTTATCTACAACCTATCTTTGCCTGCTCTTCAAACAGGAAACAGGTGAAACCATCAACGAATATATGACGAAAGTTCGGGTAGACAAAGCGAAAGAGCTCTTGAAAGATCCAAGCAACAAGTTTTATGAGGTTTGCTATGCCGTTGGTTACTCGGATCCTAGTTATTTCAGCAAAATCTTTAAGAAGTACACCGGACATACGCCGAGCTCATTTCGTGATCATTTCATGTAA
- a CDS encoding sensor histidine kinase encodes MSRGWNFISMIFKGIVAARVWLVAYMVLILIPASVLLYAYSQRYSRILEEEVTRTMLQTLKQAEINLNHQLDSARDISNAILMNRKLHDYLSNSISYGDQLDAMKELRYLIDNAETNPIVFRVRLYVDDSKLFSHERVNFFPWESIINRPWYSSVVNANGNLIWSGAYLENFIDRESAYILSGIRVLRDPDHYDRMSGFLSIDVAAKTFENILSNIELNKEQNVFMVAPDGNIVLHKDKSLLGTKLMSSSVLSAIEQHNEGVSAITEDNTQQYVVYTTIGSTGWKLVAEVPKNVISSRAATLNQFSSVATLSGITILFLILVFILIAFIVRGMNRRVQTVIRAIKREGMEGLDEHSGTSDGDFNFLEKSVDHLIHRVRDLMEETYKSKVQEREAQLRALQAQVNPHFLYNTLDTINWIAIGHNAHDISQMIDGLAKYFRLSLNKGRDLVSVTDELNLAKVYLEIQQTRFPKSFEVHFDIEDGMDDVEMPKLTLQPIVENALLHGIRKSKGKTGAILIKARQEEGVLIISVTDDGIGMEPELMQSLLTKPRPTMKSDGSGSSYGLYNVNERIKLFAGDAYGLELHSTLGQGTTVTVRMTTKYSSDKPPL; translated from the coding sequence ATGAGTAGAGGTTGGAACTTCATATCGATGATCTTCAAGGGCATTGTTGCTGCAAGGGTATGGCTGGTCGCCTACATGGTATTGATCCTAATTCCGGCTTCTGTATTGCTGTATGCTTACTCGCAGAGATACTCCCGCATTTTGGAAGAAGAGGTAACGCGAACGATGCTTCAGACGCTGAAGCAGGCTGAAATCAATTTGAATCACCAATTGGATTCCGCACGTGATATTTCGAATGCGATCCTCATGAATCGTAAGCTGCATGATTACTTAAGCAATTCAATATCTTACGGTGATCAACTTGATGCCATGAAGGAATTACGTTATTTAATTGATAATGCAGAGACGAACCCGATTGTATTCCGCGTTCGATTGTATGTCGACGACTCCAAGCTTTTTTCACATGAGAGGGTCAATTTTTTTCCGTGGGAAAGTATTATTAATCGTCCTTGGTACTCAAGTGTAGTAAACGCTAATGGCAATCTTATATGGTCGGGAGCTTACTTGGAAAACTTTATTGATAGAGAGAGCGCTTATATTCTATCGGGCATTAGAGTGCTGCGGGATCCTGATCATTATGATCGTATGTCAGGTTTCTTGTCCATTGATGTTGCAGCTAAGACATTTGAAAATATCTTATCCAATATTGAGTTGAACAAAGAGCAAAATGTATTCATGGTCGCACCGGATGGCAACATCGTCTTGCATAAAGATAAATCTTTGCTCGGGACGAAGCTTATGTCTAGTTCCGTGCTGAGTGCTATCGAGCAGCACAATGAGGGCGTATCTGCAATCACTGAGGACAACACCCAGCAATATGTCGTCTATACGACGATTGGCTCCACAGGCTGGAAGCTGGTTGCGGAAGTGCCTAAGAATGTCATTAGCTCGCGTGCGGCTACATTGAATCAATTTTCCAGTGTGGCAACCTTGTCAGGAATTACAATTCTGTTCCTCATCCTTGTTTTTATACTGATTGCTTTTATCGTGCGCGGAATGAATCGTCGCGTACAGACGGTGATAAGAGCCATTAAACGAGAAGGCATGGAGGGGCTGGATGAACATAGCGGAACGTCGGATGGCGACTTTAACTTTCTAGAAAAGAGTGTCGATCATCTGATCCATAGGGTCCGAGATTTAATGGAAGAGACGTATAAATCGAAGGTGCAGGAGCGTGAAGCACAGCTTCGGGCTTTGCAAGCACAGGTTAATCCTCATTTCTTATACAATACCTTGGATACGATCAATTGGATTGCTATTGGACACAACGCCCACGATATTAGCCAAATGATCGATGGATTGGCCAAATATTTCAGGCTAAGCTTAAACAAGGGCAGAGATTTGGTGAGTGTGACCGATGAGCTTAATTTAGCCAAGGTTTACTTGGAGATTCAGCAAACCCGATTTCCAAAGAGCTTTGAGGTTCATTTTGACATCGAAGATGGTATGGATGATGTTGAAATGCCTAAGCTGACACTCCAGCCAATTGTGGAAAATGCCCTTTTGCACGGGATAAGAAAATCAAAGGGCAAGACAGGGGCTATTTTGATCAAGGCGAGACAAGAAGAGGGGGTTCTGATCATATCCGTCACGGATGACGGCATTGGCATGGAGCCAGAGCTTATGCAAAGTCTTCTGACGAAGCCGCGTCCTACCATGAAATCAGACGGTTCCGGAAGCTCGTATGGGTTGTACAATGTGAATGAAAGGATCAAGCTGTTCGCAGGAGACGCCTATGGGCTGGAACTTCACTCCACGCTCGGACAGGGGACAACCGTCACGGTTCGAATGACAACGAAATATTCATCTGATAAGCCGCCTCTATAG
- a CDS encoding MBL fold metallo-hydrolase: MSFSIQHIRNATSLVTMNGKRILVDPMLSDVGQLPPVPFTRTLRRNPSVPLPVTLDTFDNIDAILLTHLHFDHFDKTAKTVLNKKVPVFCQPADQKYIKSCGFYSIYPIDDTHQWCGIDFRRISGQHAKGIVSKLLGPVSGYILSTSDEGSLYIVGDCIFTDQINQVFEQYQPRVCILNTPRAQLLLGSIITMTPQDIIKVLQVSPSSKIVAVHMDAIRHCTLTRKDLFSYLEKHRALDSVFIPQDGEFIYF, from the coding sequence ATGTCTTTTTCTATTCAACATATCCGTAATGCAACCTCACTTGTTACAATGAACGGCAAAAGAATTCTTGTCGATCCTATGTTAAGTGATGTGGGACAGCTCCCTCCAGTTCCTTTTACAAGGACTTTACGCAGAAACCCATCCGTACCTCTCCCCGTAACGTTGGATACTTTTGATAATATCGATGCTATACTATTAACTCATTTACACTTTGACCACTTCGATAAAACAGCAAAGACCGTTCTAAACAAGAAGGTCCCCGTCTTTTGCCAACCTGCTGATCAAAAATATATTAAATCCTGTGGTTTCTATAGCATTTATCCAATAGATGATACCCATCAATGGTGCGGAATTGATTTCAGGAGAATTAGTGGCCAGCACGCAAAGGGAATCGTATCTAAACTGCTTGGTCCAGTATCCGGATATATTCTGAGTACTTCAGATGAGGGCTCCTTATACATTGTAGGAGATTGCATTTTCACCGATCAAATCAACCAAGTTTTTGAGCAGTATCAACCTCGGGTTTGTATCTTAAATACGCCAAGAGCTCAGCTGCTGTTGGGTTCTATTATCACTATGACCCCTCAAGATATCATTAAAGTTTTACAAGTATCTCCCTCGTCTAAAATTGTAGCCGTGCATATGGATGCAATTCGTCACTGCACGTTAACAAGAAAAGATCTTTTTTCGTATTTAGAGAAACATCGTGCATTGGATTCGGTGTTTATCCCCCAAGATGGTGAGTTCATTTATTTTTGA
- a CDS encoding helix-turn-helix domain-containing protein, translating into MGDRRNKYGASPNMAGCPVETTLDVIGGKWKGIILYHLIDGTKRFNEFRRLNPGITQFMLTLQLRELERDGIIHREVYKEVPPRVEYSLTDFGKTLVPIIVSMKEWGEIYKIRLNEIRTPQGEDA; encoded by the coding sequence ATGGGAGATCGAAGAAACAAATACGGTGCGAGTCCAAACATGGCAGGATGTCCTGTGGAGACAACTCTGGATGTCATCGGGGGGAAATGGAAAGGGATCATACTCTATCATCTCATTGACGGAACGAAAAGATTTAATGAATTTCGACGTCTCAATCCGGGTATTACGCAGTTTATGCTTACACTGCAGTTACGGGAGCTTGAACGGGATGGGATTATTCATAGAGAAGTGTATAAAGAAGTACCGCCAAGAGTGGAATACTCATTAACTGATTTTGGAAAGACGTTAGTACCGATCATAGTATCTATGAAAGAGTGGGGGGAGATTTATAAAATCAGACTTAACGAAATTAGAACGCCGCAAGGGGAAGATGCTTGA
- a CDS encoding sugar phosphate isomerase/epimerase: protein MYSYSVTQWIYGNEELETSLVRLKKYGYDGVELAGEPDKMDLGAVQSLLSKYGLTCTSICGIYTLDRDLSSPNAEIRSHAVQYVKACVDMAAQLGASIVIVVPSPVGKSGPDSTYQEEWKLAVSSLQDAGAYAESKNIVLAIEALNRFETYLVNTLSAAKQLAQEVDQSSVRIMADLFHMNMEERNHRSALQNIAPYLAHVHIADNTREAAGLGQTNFEEVFRTLQELGYQGCITMEFMPPVSNPYMTAQQSESSALNDQYTQQSIYHIKGIVRALMK, encoded by the coding sequence ATGTACTCATATAGCGTAACGCAATGGATCTACGGAAATGAAGAATTGGAAACAAGTCTAGTTCGACTGAAAAAGTACGGTTATGACGGTGTGGAGCTTGCCGGGGAACCGGATAAGATGGACCTGGGTGCCGTTCAATCGCTGTTAAGCAAGTACGGTCTGACATGCACCTCCATATGCGGAATCTATACATTGGATCGCGATCTCTCTAGTCCTAATGCGGAAATACGGAGTCATGCCGTTCAATATGTGAAGGCATGCGTCGACATGGCTGCGCAATTGGGGGCTTCTATCGTCATCGTCGTTCCGTCGCCAGTCGGGAAAAGTGGCCCGGATTCGACCTATCAGGAAGAATGGAAGCTGGCAGTCTCCAGCCTTCAAGATGCAGGAGCCTATGCAGAGTCGAAGAACATTGTTCTGGCGATCGAGGCGTTAAATCGATTTGAAACCTATTTGGTCAATACGTTAAGCGCAGCTAAACAGCTAGCCCAAGAGGTGGATCAAAGCAGCGTACGAATCATGGCTGATTTGTTTCATATGAATATGGAGGAAAGAAACCATAGATCCGCGCTTCAGAACATAGCTCCCTATCTAGCTCATGTCCATATCGCTGACAACACAAGAGAAGCGGCCGGTTTAGGTCAAACCAACTTTGAGGAAGTATTTAGAACTTTGCAGGAGCTCGGATACCAGGGATGCATTACAATGGAATTTATGCCGCCGGTATCTAATCCGTATATGACGGCTCAACAAAGCGAATCCAGCGCACTTAATGATCAATATACACAACAATCAATCTATCATATCAAGGGCATCGTCAGAGCTTTGATGAAATAA
- a CDS encoding LysR substrate-binding domain-containing protein, which translates to MNITSSNHLIHMLDSNKVDFLILSDRVRIDETCYQRTTFYQDELVLIINPSHKLAQKQDCSLEDLVNETLILKPDKSATRIYLEDQFKEHGFTPPKYMEISNLEGIKQGVIHNLGVSIVSNFAIQQEINHGLLVKVPIQGIKFLRGISYVYHRNKHFSPAAKHFIPLLDQTVL; encoded by the coding sequence ATGAATATTACATCTTCCAACCATCTGATTCACATGTTGGATTCCAATAAAGTTGATTTCTTGATTCTTTCTGATCGTGTACGGATTGATGAAACTTGTTATCAACGGACAACATTCTATCAGGATGAGCTAGTTCTTATCATTAATCCATCACACAAACTGGCACAGAAGCAGGATTGTTCGCTAGAGGATCTGGTTAACGAAACATTAATTTTAAAACCAGATAAATCTGCTACACGAATTTACTTAGAAGATCAATTTAAAGAGCACGGGTTCACCCCTCCTAAATATATGGAAATTAGTAATTTGGAAGGCATCAAACAAGGCGTCATCCATAACCTCGGAGTCTCTATTGTTTCTAACTTTGCTATTCAACAGGAAATTAATCATGGTTTGCTAGTTAAGGTCCCTATCCAAGGAATCAAATTTCTTAGAGGAATCAGTTATGTTTATCATCGCAATAAACATTTCTCACCTGCAGCCAAACATTTCATACCTTTATTGGATCAAACTGTTTTATAG
- a CDS encoding FAD-dependent oxidoreductase — protein sequence MTKKNIQTVTIPSQSLPVSYTPDVVVVGGGASGIAAAIAAARNGANTLLIEQRGYLGGMGTAALVPAFCPYTDGEKPVIRGIGLDLLEKMKHAAGDDFMRRYKEQLDWVPIDVETLKRVYDAEVQSSGAKVLFHTVADQVLLDGDRISGLVISNKSGRSVVQAKLYIDASGDADLAALAGVPFQVGGEQGELQPGTMCYVVTGADKTRFEQFLQETGSHKQLENIVIEAQLNGDLPEGRKRISGMAWISDSVVGFNFGHIFDIDGTKAEDLTRAAIEGRKLIDTQIRFLRKYVPGFEHIFLVHSGDQIGIRETRRIQGDYTLVVEDFLSMRTFEDDIARNSYFIDIHLANANSTMTIKHLPKGKSHGVPYRCMLPQGKSNLIVAGRSVSSDRPVQGSLRVMPNCFAMGEAAGIAAAMASFAGIGFREIPILELQNKLVAQGAWLGERPGKPDVDQTVAVGAVIFDEEC from the coding sequence ATGACGAAGAAAAACATTCAGACCGTTACGATACCATCGCAGAGCCTTCCAGTTAGTTACACCCCCGATGTGGTTGTCGTTGGAGGCGGCGCATCAGGCATTGCAGCAGCTATTGCCGCAGCCCGCAATGGCGCTAATACGCTATTAATTGAGCAAAGAGGCTACTTGGGCGGGATGGGGACCGCTGCGCTAGTTCCTGCCTTCTGCCCTTATACCGATGGGGAGAAGCCTGTCATTCGCGGCATCGGACTTGATCTGCTCGAGAAGATGAAACACGCTGCCGGTGATGACTTTATGCGACGTTACAAGGAACAGTTGGACTGGGTTCCCATCGATGTGGAAACGCTTAAACGCGTATATGACGCAGAAGTACAGTCTAGCGGAGCAAAGGTATTGTTCCATACGGTAGCGGATCAGGTACTGCTGGATGGCGATCGGATATCCGGGCTAGTCATAAGTAATAAATCCGGACGATCCGTCGTCCAAGCCAAATTGTACATCGATGCTTCGGGCGATGCGGATCTCGCTGCGCTGGCAGGTGTTCCTTTTCAAGTTGGAGGAGAGCAAGGGGAGCTGCAGCCTGGTACCATGTGCTATGTGGTTACCGGTGCTGACAAAACACGCTTTGAGCAATTCCTTCAGGAAACAGGATCGCATAAGCAGCTGGAAAACATCGTTATTGAAGCGCAGCTAAACGGCGACCTCCCAGAGGGACGTAAGCGGATATCGGGCATGGCTTGGATTTCTGATTCCGTTGTTGGTTTTAATTTCGGTCATATCTTCGACATTGACGGTACGAAAGCGGAGGATTTGACCCGGGCCGCGATCGAGGGCCGGAAGCTAATCGACACGCAGATCCGGTTTTTACGCAAATATGTGCCTGGTTTTGAGCATATCTTCCTCGTTCATTCGGGCGACCAGATCGGCATCCGCGAAACACGCCGAATCCAGGGGGACTATACCCTCGTTGTCGAGGACTTCTTATCGATGCGGACATTCGAAGACGATATCGCACGTAATTCGTACTTTATCGATATCCATCTGGCAAACGCCAACAGCACGATGACGATCAAGCATCTGCCTAAAGGCAAATCTCATGGCGTACCTTATCGCTGCATGCTCCCACAAGGCAAATCGAATCTAATCGTAGCCGGACGATCCGTCTCGTCCGACCGCCCTGTGCAAGGCTCGCTTCGCGTTATGCCTAACTGCTTTGCCATGGGAGAGGCCGCAGGTATCGCGGCAGCTATGGCAAGCTTCGCTGGCATTGGTTTCCGCGAGATTCCGATCTTAGAACTGCAGAACAAGCTGGTCGCGCAGGGTGCATGGCTTGGGGAACGGCCGGGTAAACCCGATGTGGATCAAACTGTTGCCGTAGGTGCCGTTATATTTGATGAAGAATGTTAG